In the Paroedura picta isolate Pp20150507F chromosome 15, Ppicta_v3.0, whole genome shotgun sequence genome, one interval contains:
- the EIF4G3 gene encoding eukaryotic translation initiation factor 4 gamma 3 isoform X6, with protein MAPYPSGQNAAPTTLVYPQAPQTMSTQPQTRSPPSPCTEPWKRRKVLQQSLVYRSLTERGWIKYCIFAPGPRPAHHQFFQRPQIQPPRAAIQNSSPSLRPGAQTPAAVYPTNQHIMMVNHLPMPYPMPQGPQYCIPQYRHSGPPYVGPPQQYPVQPPGPGPFYPGPGPGEFPNAYGAPFYPSQPVYQSAPIIVPTQQQQPLPPTKREKKTIRIRDPNQGGKDITEEIMSGGGSRNPTPPTVRPTSTPTPPQQLPSQIPEHSLAAYGTAETPPLAGNTHVAATADLKQEEKPKADPVLKSPSPALRPEPSGERKDPAGLAAETPATSPETSPEPPLAALPSPVTGLAAAAPSQPPFATDFGDRSDLASPTLEAPLLLSAVPCLETPIRPPADESSVDVCRDPRRVVQSERQGTASANLMNELNGVSDQVTVTDGVVEREPQEGVPSVVELDTPEATQVEVEGAPSSASEHLSTTPSPPPTLPPSPPLSAAAAASSSPPPPPLPLPVALQGDLEGEESTRTIVSEDVPEALGRMEPEAGGCPKENAESHEGLNARMGHGPAPPAVTAPKTWKKPKDRSQAAEEVDPEAEVQVEDEQRGDRRLDESDQEAMSQERDSPFDLKLAKALEENGEQEGGEPIRNGAENVLEGEGGDRQAGCLESSGEAPACQYKPEQWKPLDTEGKKQYGREFLLDFQFMPACIQKPEGLPPISDVVLDKINQPKPSLRTLDPRILARGPDFTPAFADFGRQMPGGRVTAVSACKVQPPPGLQSLARCGAPACPLLVSSHPPLRNLPIGLLNVGPRRSQPGQRREPRKIITVCVKEDVHLKKAENAWKPSLKRETQVEDPESIKTQELFRKVRSILNKLTPQMFNQLMKQVTDLTVDTEERLKGVIDLVFEKAIDEPSFSVAYANMCRCLVTLKVPMAEKPGSTVNFRKLLLNRCQKEFEKDKADDDVFEKKQKELEAATAAEERTRLHDELEEAKDKARRRSIGNIKFIGELFKLKMLTEAIMHDCVVKLLKNHDEESLECLCRLLTTIGKDLDFEKAKPRMDQYFNQMEKIVKERKTSSRIRFMLQDVIDLRQCNWISRRADQGPKTIEQIHKEAKIEEQEEQRKVQQLMTKDKRRPGVQRVEEGGWNTVQGAKNSRVLDPTKFLKITKPTIDEKIQLVPKAQLGSWGKGSSGGAKVSEIDSLRPSATSLNRFSALQPPGSSVSTSVTSSELDSRRALTSRGSSGREKNDKLLPSSVARPSTFLRGSSSSSSKELLLDNQAQEEQRREMLETVKQLTGGLESDRSSTEADRSKTPEVAKPEIPTYPAQDSKPSLSDEEVERKCRSIIDEFLHISDYKEAMQCVEELDVPDVLPVFVQVGVESTLERSQITRDHLGQLLFQLVQSEKLSKADFFKGFADTLETADDMAIDIPHIWLYLAELVTPMLKEGGISMRELLTEFSKPLLPVGRAGILLSEILHLLCKQMSHKKVAALWREADLSWRDFLPEGEDVHTFLAEQKLDFTETDSSSEALSRKELSGEDLNRQLEKLIMEDKANEEQIFDWVEANLDETQMSSPTFLRALMTAVCKAAIIADSSSLRVDTAVIKQRVPILLKYLDSDTEKELQALYALQASIVKLDQPPNLLRMFFDCLYDEEVISEDAFYKWESSKDPAEQNGKGVALKSVTAFFTWLREAEEESEDN; from the exons tttttccaGCGACCTCAAATCCAGCCTCCAAGAGCTGCCATTCAGAACAGCAGCCCTTCCCTCCGCCCAGGGGCACAAACGCCAGCAGCTGTCTATCCAACCAATCAGCACATCATGATGGTGAACCACCTGCCAATGCCCTACCCGATGCCTCAGGGCCCCCAGTACTGTATCCCACAG TATCGTCACAGTGGCCCTCCATACGTGGGGCCACCACAGCAGTACCCTGTTCAGCCACCAGGACCGGGCCCGTTTTATCCAGGACCGGGGCCTGGAGAGTTTCCCAACGCTTACg GAGCACCTTTCTATCCAAGTCAGCCGGTGTATCAGTCAGCACCCATCATAGTGCCTACGCAGCAACAgcagcccctcccacccaccaagCGGGAGAAGAAAACG ATTCGCATCCGAGATCCAAATCAGGGGGGCAAAGACATAACAGAAGAAATTATGTCTGGAGGAGGTAGCAGAAACCCCACACCTCCAACTGTTCGGCCTACATCAACACCCACTCCTCCCCAG cagctgcccagcCAGATCCCAGAGCACAGCCTTGCAGCCTACGGGACTGCAGAGACCCCTCCCCTTGCGGGCAACACTCACGTTGCTGCAACTGCTGACCTGAAGCAAG AAGAGAAGCCTAAAGCAGATCCAGTATTAAAatctccttcccctgccctcagACCAGAACCTAGTGGAGAGAGAAAGGACCCAGCAGGCCTGGCTGCAGAGACCCCTGCCACCTCCCCAGAGACCTCCCCAGAGCCTCCTCTGGCTGCTTTGCCCTCCCCTGTCACAGGTTTGGCTGCTGCTGCACCTAGTCAGCCTCCATTTGCAACAGACTTTGGGGACCGAAGTGACCTCGCTTCTCCCACACTGGAAGCCCCTCTTCTTCTCAGTGCAGTGCCCTGCTTGGAAACACCCATCAGACCTCCAGCAGATGAGAGCAGCGTGGATGTCTGCAGGGATCCCAGGCGAGTGGTCCAAAGCGAGCGCCAAGGGACAGCTAGTGCTAATTTAATGAATGAACTCAATGGAGTCAGCGATCAGGTGACTGTGACTGATGGTGTTGTAGAGCGAGAGCCACAGGAGGGAGTGCCCTCAGTGGTGGAGCTGGACACCCCAGAAGCCACCCAGGTGGAAGTGGAAGGTGCGCCGTCTTCAGCTTCCGAGCATCTTTCTACCACTCCATCTCCGCCTCCCACGCTGCCTCCCAGccctcccctctctgctgctgccgccgcctcttccagcccgcctcctcctcctctcccactaCCTGTTGCTCTTCAGGGGGAtttagaaggagaggagagcacAAGAACTATCGTCAGCGAAGATGTTCCAGAAGCACTAGGGAGAATGGAGCCAGAGGCAGGGGGTTGTCCCAAGGAGAATGCTGAGTCTCATGAAGGCCTGAATGCCAGGATGGGCCATGGACCAG CCCCACCAGCTGTAACTGCACCAAAGACGTGGAAGAAACCAAAAGATCGGAGCCAAGCTGCTGAGGAGGTGGACCCTGAAGCTGAG GTGCAAGTGGAAGACGAGCAGAGAGGTGACCGGAGGCTTGACGAATCTGATCAAGAGGCGATGAGTCAGGAGAGAGACTCCCCCTTTGACCTTAAATTAGCAAAGGCCTTGGAAGAAAATGGAGAGCAGGAAGGGGGGGAACCCATCCGCAATGGTGCCGagaatgttttggagggggaaggaggcgaCAGGCAAGCAGGCTGCCTCGAGAGCTCCGGCGAAGCCCCAGCCTGCCAATATAAGCCAG AGCAGTGGAAGCCCCTGGACACAGAAGGGAAAAAGCAGTATGGCCGAGAGTTCCTCCTGGACTTCCAATTCATGCCTGCCTGCATCCAGAAGCCAGAGGGACTGCCACCCATCAGTGACGTTGTCCTTGACAAG ATCAATCAGCCAAAGCCGTCCCTTCGAACTTTGGATCCACGCATCTTGGCACGTGGTCCAGATTTCACACCAGCGTTTGCTGATTTTGGAAGACAGATGCCTGGTGGACGGGTGACAGCAGTAAGT GCCTGCAAAGTGCAGCcccctcctggactccagtctcTTGCTCGGTGTGGCGCCCCAGCCTGCCCTTTGCTGGTCTCCTCTCACCCACCACTGCGGAACCTGCCGATAGGG CTGTTGAATGTTGGGCCACGGAGATCTCAGCCAGGTCAGAGACGGGAGCCCCGAAAGATCATCACTGTTTGTGTCAAAGAGGATGTCCACCTAAAGAAGGCCGAGAATGCCTGGAAGCCGAGCCTGAAACGAGAGACCCAAGTGGAAGACCCTGAGAGCATCAAGACCCAG GAGCTGTTCCGCAAAGTTCGAAGTATCTTGAACAAGCTGACCCCCCAGATGTTCAATCAGTTAATGAAGCAAGTGACTGATCTGACTGTGGacactgaggaaaggctgaaaggtGTCATCGACCTGGTGTTTGAGAAGGCCATTGATGAGCCCAGCTTCTCAGTGGCTTATGCAAACATGTGTCGATGTCTTGTCACG CTGAAGGTGCCCATGGCAGAGAAGCCTGGCAGCACGGTGAACTTCCGCAAGCTGCTGCTGAATCGTTGCCAGAAGGAATTTGAAAAGGATAAAGCTGACGATGATGTCTttgagaagaagcagaaggaacTGGAAGCTGCTACCGCA GCCGAGGAGAGGACACGACTCCATGATGAACTGGAAGAGGCAAAGGACAAGGCACGCCGGCGCTCCATTGGCAACATCAAGTTCATTGGGGAGCTCTTCAAACTGAAGATGTTGACAGAGGCCATCATGCACGACTGCGTGGTGAAGCTCCTGAAGAACCATGACGAGGAGTCCTTGGAGTGCCTCTGCCGCCTCTTGACCACCATTGGCAAAGACTTGGACTTTGAGAAAGCCAAG CCCCGCATGGATCAGTATTTCAACCAAATGGAAAAGATAGTGAAAGAGAGAAAAACTTCGTCAAGGATCCGCTTCATGCTTCAAGATGTCATTGACCTCAGGCAG TGCAATTGGATATCACGGAGGGCAGATCAGGGCCCCAAGACAATAGAGCAGATCCATAAAGAAGCAAAAATTGAAGAGCAGGAGGAGCAACGCAAGGTCCAGCAGTTGATGACCAAAGATAAGAGAAGGCCTG gtGTCCAGAGGGTGGAGGAGGGTGGTTGGAACACTGTGCAAGGGGCAAAAAATAGCCGTGTACTGGACCCCACCAAGTTCCTTAAAATCACCAAG CCCACAATAGATGAAAAGATCCAGCTTGTGCCTAAAGCCCAGTTGGGCAGCTGGGGAAAAGGCAGCAGCGGTGGAGCAAAGGTCAGCGAGATAG ATTCCTTACGACCAAGTGCCACTAGTTTGAACCGCTTCTCTGCACTGCAGCCTCCCGGGTCATCTGTCTCCACTTCAGTCACCTCCTCGGAGTTGGACTCTCGCAGGGCCTTAACTAG TCGCGGGAGTTCAGGCAGAGAGAAGAACGACAAGCTGCTGCCCTCTTCTGTTGCCCGGCCCAGCACTTTCCtgcggggcagcagcagcagcagcagcaaagagctCCTCCTGGACAACCAGGCTCAAGAGGAACAGCGGAGGGAGATGCTGGAGACGGTGAAGCAGTTGACCGGGGGCCTGGAGAGTGACCGTAGCAGCACCGAGGCTGATAGGAGCAAAACCCCGGAAGTGG CCAAACCTGAAATCCCCACCTACCCTGCCCAAGACAGCAAGCCTTCCCTATCAGACGAGGAAGTGGAGAGAAAGTGCCGATCGATCATTGATGAATTCCTGCACATTAGTGACTACAAG GAAGCAATGCAGTGTGTGGAGGAGCTGGATGTGCCGGACGTGCTGCCTGTTTTTGTGCAGGTGGGGGTGGAGTCCACCCTTGAGCGGAGTCAGATCACTAGAGATCActtgggccagttgctctttCAGCTGGTGCAGTCAGAGAAGCTGAGCAAGGCAGACTTCTTCAAGGG GTTTGCAGACACCTTGGAGACAGCAGATGACATGGCCATCGACATCCCACACATCTGGTTGTACTTGGCTGAACTTGTGACCCCCATGTTGAAAGAAGGAGGAATCTCTATGAGAGAACTTCTGAC AGAGTTTAGCAAGCCGTTGCTTCCGGTGGGAAGAGCTGGCATCTTACTTTCCGAAATATTGCACCTTCTATGCAAGCAAATG AGCCATAAGAAAGTAGCAGCCCTGTGGAGGGAGGCTGACCTCAGTTGGAGAGACTTCTTACCCGAAGGTGAAGATGTCCACACCTTCCTTGCTGAGCAG aagTTGGACTTCACAGAAACAGACAGTTCCTCAGAAGCACTTTCAAGGAAAGAACTCTCTGGGGAAGACCTAAACAGACAGCTGGAGAAACTCATTATGGAGGACAAGGCGAATGAAGAGCAGATCTTCGACTGGGTGGAG GCAAATCTAGATGAGACCCAAATGAGTTCACCTACATTCCTTAGAGCTTTAATGACAGCAGTTTGTAAAGCAGCTATTATAG CGGATAGTTCTAGCTTGAGGGTGGACACTGCTGTTATCAAGCAGAGAGTGCCGATCTTACTTAAGTACCTAGACTCAGACACGGAGAAGGAACTACAAGCACTTTACGCACTACAAGCATCAATAGTAAAACTTGACCAGCCTCCGA ATTTGTTACGGATGTTTTTCGATTGCCTGTATGATGAGGAGGTGATATCAGAGGATGCCTTCTACAAGTGGGAAAGCAGCAAAGACCCGGCAGAGCAGAACGGCAAGGGTGTAGCGCTTAAGTCGGTCACAGCATTCTTCACGTGGCTACGAGAAGCTGAAGAGGAGTCAGAGGATAATTAA
- the EIF4G3 gene encoding eukaryotic translation initiation factor 4 gamma 3 isoform X11, giving the protein MAPYPSGQNAAPTTLVYPQAPQTMSTQPQTRSPPSPCTEPWKRRKVLQQSLVYRSLTERGWIKYCIFAPGPRPAHHQGGFRPIQFFQRPQIQPPRAAIQNSSPSLRPGAQTPAAVYPTNQHIMMVNHLPMPYPMPQGPQYCIPQYRHSGPPYVGPPQQYPVQPPGPGPFYPGPGPGEFPNAYGAPFYPSQPVYQSAPIIVPTQQQQPLPPTKREKKTIRIRDPNQGGKDITEEIMSGGGSRNPTPPTVRPTSTPTPPQQLPSQIPEHSLAAYGTAETPPLAGNTHVAATADLKQEEKPKADPVLKSPSPALRPEPSGERKDPAGLAAETPATSPETSPEPPLAALPSPVTGLAAAAPSQPPFATDFGDRSDLASPTLEAPLLLSAVPCLETPIRPPADESSVDVCRDPRRVVQSERQGTASANLMNELNGVSDQVTVTDGVVEREPQEGVPSVVELDTPEATQVEVEGAPSSASEHLSTTPSPPPTLPPSPPLSAAAAASSSPPPPPLPLPVALQGDLEGEESTRTIVSEDVPEALGRMEPEAGGCPKENAESHEGLNARMGHGPAPPAVTAPKTWKKPKDRSQAAEEVDPEAEVQVEDEQRGDRRLDESDQEAMSQERDSPFDLKLAKALEENGEQEGGEPIRNGAENVLEGEGGDRQAGCLESSGEAPACQYKPEQWKPLDTEGKKQYGREFLLDFQFMPACIQKPEGLPPISDVVLDKINQPKPSLRTLDPRILARGPDFTPAFADFGRQMPGGRVTAVSLLNVGPRRSQPGQRREPRKIITVCVKEDVHLKKAENAWKPSLKRETQVEDPESIKTQELFRKVRSILNKLTPQMFNQLMKQVTDLTVDTEERLKGVIDLVFEKAIDEPSFSVAYANMCRCLVTLKVPMAEKPGSTVNFRKLLLNRCQKEFEKDKADDDVFEKKQKELEAATAAEERTRLHDELEEAKDKARRRSIGNIKFIGELFKLKMLTEAIMHDCVVKLLKNHDEESLECLCRLLTTIGKDLDFEKAKPRMDQYFNQMEKIVKERKTSSRIRFMLQDVIDLRQCNWISRRADQGPKTIEQIHKEAKIEEQEEQRKVQQLMTKDKRRPGVQRVEEGGWNTVQGAKNSRVLDPTKFLKITKPTIDEKIQLVPKAQLGSWGKGSSGGAKVSEIDSLRPSATSLNRFSALQPPGSSVSTSVTSSELDSRRALTSRGSSGREKNDKLLPSSVARPSTFLRGSSSSSSKELLLDNQAQEEQRREMLETVKQLTGGLESDRSSTEADRSKTPEVAKPEIPTYPAQDSKPSLSDEEVERKCRSIIDEFLHISDYKEAMQCVEELDVPDVLPVFVQVGVESTLERSQITRDHLGQLLFQLVQSEKLSKADFFKGFADTLETADDMAIDIPHIWLYLAELVTPMLKEGGISMRELLTEFSKPLLPVGRAGILLSEILHLLCKQMSHKKVAALWREADLSWRDFLPEGEDVHTFLAEQKLDFTETDSSSEALSRKELSGEDLNRQLEKLIMEDKANEEQIFDWVEANLDETQMSSPTFLRALMTAVCKAAIIADSSSLRVDTAVIKQRVPILLKYLDSDTEKELQALYALQASIVKLDQPPNLLRMFFDCLYDEEVISEDAFYKWESSKDPAEQNGKGVALKSVTAFFTWLREAEEESEDN; this is encoded by the exons GGAGGATTCAGACCCATCCAG tttttccaGCGACCTCAAATCCAGCCTCCAAGAGCTGCCATTCAGAACAGCAGCCCTTCCCTCCGCCCAGGGGCACAAACGCCAGCAGCTGTCTATCCAACCAATCAGCACATCATGATGGTGAACCACCTGCCAATGCCCTACCCGATGCCTCAGGGCCCCCAGTACTGTATCCCACAG TATCGTCACAGTGGCCCTCCATACGTGGGGCCACCACAGCAGTACCCTGTTCAGCCACCAGGACCGGGCCCGTTTTATCCAGGACCGGGGCCTGGAGAGTTTCCCAACGCTTACg GAGCACCTTTCTATCCAAGTCAGCCGGTGTATCAGTCAGCACCCATCATAGTGCCTACGCAGCAACAgcagcccctcccacccaccaagCGGGAGAAGAAAACG ATTCGCATCCGAGATCCAAATCAGGGGGGCAAAGACATAACAGAAGAAATTATGTCTGGAGGAGGTAGCAGAAACCCCACACCTCCAACTGTTCGGCCTACATCAACACCCACTCCTCCCCAG cagctgcccagcCAGATCCCAGAGCACAGCCTTGCAGCCTACGGGACTGCAGAGACCCCTCCCCTTGCGGGCAACACTCACGTTGCTGCAACTGCTGACCTGAAGCAAG AAGAGAAGCCTAAAGCAGATCCAGTATTAAAatctccttcccctgccctcagACCAGAACCTAGTGGAGAGAGAAAGGACCCAGCAGGCCTGGCTGCAGAGACCCCTGCCACCTCCCCAGAGACCTCCCCAGAGCCTCCTCTGGCTGCTTTGCCCTCCCCTGTCACAGGTTTGGCTGCTGCTGCACCTAGTCAGCCTCCATTTGCAACAGACTTTGGGGACCGAAGTGACCTCGCTTCTCCCACACTGGAAGCCCCTCTTCTTCTCAGTGCAGTGCCCTGCTTGGAAACACCCATCAGACCTCCAGCAGATGAGAGCAGCGTGGATGTCTGCAGGGATCCCAGGCGAGTGGTCCAAAGCGAGCGCCAAGGGACAGCTAGTGCTAATTTAATGAATGAACTCAATGGAGTCAGCGATCAGGTGACTGTGACTGATGGTGTTGTAGAGCGAGAGCCACAGGAGGGAGTGCCCTCAGTGGTGGAGCTGGACACCCCAGAAGCCACCCAGGTGGAAGTGGAAGGTGCGCCGTCTTCAGCTTCCGAGCATCTTTCTACCACTCCATCTCCGCCTCCCACGCTGCCTCCCAGccctcccctctctgctgctgccgccgcctcttccagcccgcctcctcctcctctcccactaCCTGTTGCTCTTCAGGGGGAtttagaaggagaggagagcacAAGAACTATCGTCAGCGAAGATGTTCCAGAAGCACTAGGGAGAATGGAGCCAGAGGCAGGGGGTTGTCCCAAGGAGAATGCTGAGTCTCATGAAGGCCTGAATGCCAGGATGGGCCATGGACCAG CCCCACCAGCTGTAACTGCACCAAAGACGTGGAAGAAACCAAAAGATCGGAGCCAAGCTGCTGAGGAGGTGGACCCTGAAGCTGAG GTGCAAGTGGAAGACGAGCAGAGAGGTGACCGGAGGCTTGACGAATCTGATCAAGAGGCGATGAGTCAGGAGAGAGACTCCCCCTTTGACCTTAAATTAGCAAAGGCCTTGGAAGAAAATGGAGAGCAGGAAGGGGGGGAACCCATCCGCAATGGTGCCGagaatgttttggagggggaaggaggcgaCAGGCAAGCAGGCTGCCTCGAGAGCTCCGGCGAAGCCCCAGCCTGCCAATATAAGCCAG AGCAGTGGAAGCCCCTGGACACAGAAGGGAAAAAGCAGTATGGCCGAGAGTTCCTCCTGGACTTCCAATTCATGCCTGCCTGCATCCAGAAGCCAGAGGGACTGCCACCCATCAGTGACGTTGTCCTTGACAAG ATCAATCAGCCAAAGCCGTCCCTTCGAACTTTGGATCCACGCATCTTGGCACGTGGTCCAGATTTCACACCAGCGTTTGCTGATTTTGGAAGACAGATGCCTGGTGGACGGGTGACAGCAGTAAGT CTGTTGAATGTTGGGCCACGGAGATCTCAGCCAGGTCAGAGACGGGAGCCCCGAAAGATCATCACTGTTTGTGTCAAAGAGGATGTCCACCTAAAGAAGGCCGAGAATGCCTGGAAGCCGAGCCTGAAACGAGAGACCCAAGTGGAAGACCCTGAGAGCATCAAGACCCAG GAGCTGTTCCGCAAAGTTCGAAGTATCTTGAACAAGCTGACCCCCCAGATGTTCAATCAGTTAATGAAGCAAGTGACTGATCTGACTGTGGacactgaggaaaggctgaaaggtGTCATCGACCTGGTGTTTGAGAAGGCCATTGATGAGCCCAGCTTCTCAGTGGCTTATGCAAACATGTGTCGATGTCTTGTCACG CTGAAGGTGCCCATGGCAGAGAAGCCTGGCAGCACGGTGAACTTCCGCAAGCTGCTGCTGAATCGTTGCCAGAAGGAATTTGAAAAGGATAAAGCTGACGATGATGTCTttgagaagaagcagaaggaacTGGAAGCTGCTACCGCA GCCGAGGAGAGGACACGACTCCATGATGAACTGGAAGAGGCAAAGGACAAGGCACGCCGGCGCTCCATTGGCAACATCAAGTTCATTGGGGAGCTCTTCAAACTGAAGATGTTGACAGAGGCCATCATGCACGACTGCGTGGTGAAGCTCCTGAAGAACCATGACGAGGAGTCCTTGGAGTGCCTCTGCCGCCTCTTGACCACCATTGGCAAAGACTTGGACTTTGAGAAAGCCAAG CCCCGCATGGATCAGTATTTCAACCAAATGGAAAAGATAGTGAAAGAGAGAAAAACTTCGTCAAGGATCCGCTTCATGCTTCAAGATGTCATTGACCTCAGGCAG TGCAATTGGATATCACGGAGGGCAGATCAGGGCCCCAAGACAATAGAGCAGATCCATAAAGAAGCAAAAATTGAAGAGCAGGAGGAGCAACGCAAGGTCCAGCAGTTGATGACCAAAGATAAGAGAAGGCCTG gtGTCCAGAGGGTGGAGGAGGGTGGTTGGAACACTGTGCAAGGGGCAAAAAATAGCCGTGTACTGGACCCCACCAAGTTCCTTAAAATCACCAAG CCCACAATAGATGAAAAGATCCAGCTTGTGCCTAAAGCCCAGTTGGGCAGCTGGGGAAAAGGCAGCAGCGGTGGAGCAAAGGTCAGCGAGATAG ATTCCTTACGACCAAGTGCCACTAGTTTGAACCGCTTCTCTGCACTGCAGCCTCCCGGGTCATCTGTCTCCACTTCAGTCACCTCCTCGGAGTTGGACTCTCGCAGGGCCTTAACTAG TCGCGGGAGTTCAGGCAGAGAGAAGAACGACAAGCTGCTGCCCTCTTCTGTTGCCCGGCCCAGCACTTTCCtgcggggcagcagcagcagcagcagcaaagagctCCTCCTGGACAACCAGGCTCAAGAGGAACAGCGGAGGGAGATGCTGGAGACGGTGAAGCAGTTGACCGGGGGCCTGGAGAGTGACCGTAGCAGCACCGAGGCTGATAGGAGCAAAACCCCGGAAGTGG CCAAACCTGAAATCCCCACCTACCCTGCCCAAGACAGCAAGCCTTCCCTATCAGACGAGGAAGTGGAGAGAAAGTGCCGATCGATCATTGATGAATTCCTGCACATTAGTGACTACAAG GAAGCAATGCAGTGTGTGGAGGAGCTGGATGTGCCGGACGTGCTGCCTGTTTTTGTGCAGGTGGGGGTGGAGTCCACCCTTGAGCGGAGTCAGATCACTAGAGATCActtgggccagttgctctttCAGCTGGTGCAGTCAGAGAAGCTGAGCAAGGCAGACTTCTTCAAGGG GTTTGCAGACACCTTGGAGACAGCAGATGACATGGCCATCGACATCCCACACATCTGGTTGTACTTGGCTGAACTTGTGACCCCCATGTTGAAAGAAGGAGGAATCTCTATGAGAGAACTTCTGAC AGAGTTTAGCAAGCCGTTGCTTCCGGTGGGAAGAGCTGGCATCTTACTTTCCGAAATATTGCACCTTCTATGCAAGCAAATG AGCCATAAGAAAGTAGCAGCCCTGTGGAGGGAGGCTGACCTCAGTTGGAGAGACTTCTTACCCGAAGGTGAAGATGTCCACACCTTCCTTGCTGAGCAG aagTTGGACTTCACAGAAACAGACAGTTCCTCAGAAGCACTTTCAAGGAAAGAACTCTCTGGGGAAGACCTAAACAGACAGCTGGAGAAACTCATTATGGAGGACAAGGCGAATGAAGAGCAGATCTTCGACTGGGTGGAG GCAAATCTAGATGAGACCCAAATGAGTTCACCTACATTCCTTAGAGCTTTAATGACAGCAGTTTGTAAAGCAGCTATTATAG CGGATAGTTCTAGCTTGAGGGTGGACACTGCTGTTATCAAGCAGAGAGTGCCGATCTTACTTAAGTACCTAGACTCAGACACGGAGAAGGAACTACAAGCACTTTACGCACTACAAGCATCAATAGTAAAACTTGACCAGCCTCCGA ATTTGTTACGGATGTTTTTCGATTGCCTGTATGATGAGGAGGTGATATCAGAGGATGCCTTCTACAAGTGGGAAAGCAGCAAAGACCCGGCAGAGCAGAACGGCAAGGGTGTAGCGCTTAAGTCGGTCACAGCATTCTTCACGTGGCTACGAGAAGCTGAAGAGGAGTCAGAGGATAATTAA